The DNA window ATTTATTAATGAATTTTTGACGCTAGATTTCGTAGGGTTTGATAATGTATACAAGAAAATCGAAGATGAAGAAGGAACGTTTCTCGATATTCACCTTAAAGATGGCTCTTCTGTGCGAATCCTTTATTGGACAGATGCGAATGTGTTAAATCTAGGAGCCGTTGGCAATGACACATTAAAAAACATTATTAGTTTATACAAATAAACGTAATATGCATATTGACGCTGCGTTCCTAGGATTGTCAAATTCTTCGGATGGTTTGTTGCGTCAATTTATCTACTACAATGCTCTTCCCCTTTTCTAAATACGCCGTTTTTACTCAGAATTACAGACGAAATCAGAAATCCCCGTTCTCCTAACACCACTTCACAAAAAAAAATCGTTAATGATATACTTTAAAGAGACACTCGATTTACTCATTAAAATTCACTCTAAAGGAGAAAAAGGAATGGCCAAGCCGTTACAAAAATCAGAAGAAATCAAAGCTTTTTTCTTGAAGCATCAAGAAGCGTTTGAAGAAAAATTGTCAGAGGAAGCCGTTAACGTAAAAAACAAAATGGATGAAATCTTAACGGTTGGCAATATTGATCTTGTTACAAACGCGCATGCAGTTGTTGGCTACATCATTGATGGACAAGAAGAAGACCTCCGGTTATTTGCTAAGCAAGAAGGCATTGCATGGGCTACACACTCTATTGAACTTTCCTTCAAATTAGAATGGATTCAAGCCATTCGTCGTACCTTGTGGATCTTCCTTCAACAATACAACGAGGCTACTGACAATGGAAGTACATTTGATTTTTTTGCTATGGAAAAAGATATTAACTCACGCGTTGATGTGTTCTTAAATACGTTCTTTATCAGTTATTCAACTTATAAAGATTCGTTGATTAAAGCACACCGACAGTTGGTTGAAAACTTGTCTGTGCCAATCATTCCCATCAATTCATCTGTCTCCATTCTTCCGTTAATCGGTTCGGTTGATTTGTTCCGTACATCGATTCTTGAAGAAAAAGTATTAAACGAAGTCGGTATCTCTCGTATCGATACATTGATTTTGGATTTGTCTGGAATAGCCGATATGGAAACCGAAGTCATTTATCACATTATGAAAATTATCGATGGTACAGCGTTAATGGGCTGCAACACGATAATTACCGGTTTACGTGCAGAAGTTGTCCGCAAAATGATTCACTTAGACTTGTCTTTTGACCCAAAAACGAAAACACTGGGTACGTTGCAGCAAGCGCTTAAAACATATTTGGTCGTATGAAAACATAAAGTTATACCTATAGAAAAACCGTGATTGGGCCAGACCCAAATCGCGGTTTTTTGCTTTATCTTCTCTATGTTACAAAACTGTACAGCTCGAAATTGCGTCTTGCACGGATGTATTTTTCATGCACGCTTTTTCAGCATCTCATTAGTCTTTTTTATAACAGCGTCTTTTTAATTTCTTCAAATTCTTCGGTCGTTATTTCACCTTTAGCCAGCCTAGTTCTAGCTATTTCCAGTGCGTCTGTCTTAGTACCTTGCTGCGAGTTAGTAAAACCATTGTTGTTTTTATTTTTCGTAAAGTAGTAAACAGCAACGCCGATGATAACCAATAATGCGAGTATCATCCAAATTCCACCTCCCATTCCCCAACCCATTCCCCATCCTGGTCCCATCATTTCTTTCTGCCTCCTTTTTAAAATCCTTGTATCTGTCTACAATTTAAATGTACGCGCTATACATGCAGAAAGTGTGGAGTCAGTTCAATTCACCAAAATGATATGAACCTTTATAAACAAAGCTTCATATCATTTTAGCCAGCTAGTAAAAAGATTTCTAAAGGTTTTTATCATGGTTGAAAAATTATACCAAGCCTATGAACAAAAAAGCTTCGGAGGAATTTGTATGTTAATCGAATCTTTGATCGTGGCAAGAAGCGTTTTGATGATTTAAAAAGCCTTAGCAGGTGACATATCTGAAGTGAACGTATTTGTCATCTCAAGTTCACCTGATAAGGTCATTTCGCGCGACTACGCAAAACAAGCGGAAGTCGGACTTATCGCATGTGGAGTCCAAGGATTAAATGCTGTTGAGCGCTATACATTGGAAAGCATATGCCAGTACATTATCAGCAGCTCTTATAATGGTTTAGTCGTCCACCAACTCAGTAATACAAAAGAGTAAAAAAAGTGAATCTCAGGTGACAACATTTCGGGTTCTCCATTTGCCCCTGACATTTTCATAAGAGGCCCCGTTGACTTGTTCTTTAAGCAAACTGTTTTTTGCAATTAGTCCATTTCGATTCACACAATCCGCCATATGAGACACGTTATTCGCTTTCACTAATATCTTTAAGATTTTGCAATGTCTGATTTACTGAATTGGACATCAGCTTTTTTACATAAAACGTATTGGCCACTTTCCCGACGATGTTTCCTGAAAGTTCATAATTCATCTCAAAATGAAGTTCAGTGCCTTCCTCTTTCGGTACGTAACTCCATGTTTGAGTCGCGTCAAAAGAACCCGTGACGAGGCATCGCCAAACATACCCATTACCAACGGGCGCGTTTTCTTCCACAAGTACATGCACCGATCGTTCTCTTCCTAAAAAAAAATACTTTAAATCCATGCTTGTTCCTTTTTTACCTGTTCCTATTTGATTTTCAGCTTCGGATAAATTGGCATACCACTGGTACCAGAATTTCGGATTCGTTGCGAATCGATGGACTTCCTCCACACTGCGGTCGATGAAAATCGTTT is part of the Planococcus kocurii genome and encodes:
- a CDS encoding STAS domain-containing protein — its product is MAKPLQKSEEIKAFFLKHQEAFEEKLSEEAVNVKNKMDEILTVGNIDLVTNAHAVVGYIIDGQEEDLRLFAKQEGIAWATHSIELSFKLEWIQAIRRTLWIFLQQYNEATDNGSTFDFFAMEKDINSRVDVFLNTFFISYSTYKDSLIKAHRQLVENLSVPIIPINSSVSILPLIGSVDLFRTSILEEKVLNEVGISRIDTLILDLSGIADMETEVIYHIMKIIDGTALMGCNTIITGLRAEVVRKMIHLDLSFDPKTKTLGTLQQALKTYLVV
- a CDS encoding SHOCT domain-containing protein — protein: MMGPGWGMGWGMGGGIWMILALLVIIGVAVYYFTKNKNNNGFTNSQQGTKTDALEIARTRLAKGEITTEEFEEIKKTLL
- a CDS encoding SRPBCC family protein, with product MWHVEKTIFIDRSVEEVHRFATNPKFWYQWYANLSEAENQIGTGKKGTSMDLKYFFLGRERSVHVLVEENAPVGNGYVWRCLVTGSFDATQTWSYVPKEEGTELHFEMNYELSGNIVGKVANTFYVKKLMSNSVNQTLQNLKDISESE